The following coding sequences are from one Arachis hypogaea cultivar Tifrunner chromosome 7, arahy.Tifrunner.gnm2.J5K5, whole genome shotgun sequence window:
- the LOC112702373 gene encoding uncharacterized protein isoform X3, which produces MTKKSTYGLSDASWLSYALVLFPNDGVVMILARMIGMLGPIDLEMLVKGQDTHKYFTKEYDIYYVNEETDQLEYIIPEESSLEQHLQVSDTMFIDFVRYLLSINPKRRPTARQALKHPWLSHVYKSK; this is translated from the exons ATGACGAAAAAATCGACATATGGTCTCTCGGATGCATCTTGGCTGAGCTATGCTCTG GTGCTCTTTCCAAACGATGGAGTTGTGATGATTCTAGCGCGTATGATTGGAATGCTTGGTCCTATTGATCTAGAGATGTTGGTTAAAGGGCAAGATACACACAAGTACTTCACCAAAgaatatgatatttattatgtAAATGAG GAGACTGATCAATTGGAGTACATAATTCCAGAGGAGTCATCATTGGAGCAGCACCTACAAGTTTCTGATACAATGTTTATAGACTTTGTAAGATACTTGCTTAGCATCAACCCTAAAAGAAGACCTACTGCTAGACAAGCACTAAAGCATCCGTGGCTTTCCCATGTTTACAAGTCCAA